One part of the Alistipes onderdonkii genome encodes these proteins:
- a CDS encoding nitroreductase family protein, translated as MNRSKILFFCAGAVLAALLVWWLSAGERTPAGESGKLSPLDVIMTRTSIRAYRDCPVGADTVELLLRAAMAAPSAVNRQPWAFVVVDDRELLRELSGALPFAKMAAHAPLAVVVCGDLSRNPGASGDWWVMDASAASENLLLAAHALGLGAVWTGVYPRDERVEAVRRVLGLPADVVPLNLIPVGYPADNPAPKQKWNPANVRYNGWAE; from the coding sequence ATGAACAGGTCGAAAATCCTCTTTTTCTGCGCCGGTGCCGTGCTGGCCGCGTTGCTGGTGTGGTGGCTGTCGGCCGGGGAGCGCACCCCGGCCGGGGAGTCCGGCAAGCTGAGCCCCCTCGATGTGATTATGACCCGGACGAGCATCCGGGCCTACCGGGATTGCCCGGTCGGCGCCGATACGGTCGAACTGCTGCTGCGGGCTGCGATGGCCGCGCCCTCGGCTGTGAACCGCCAGCCGTGGGCTTTCGTCGTCGTAGACGACCGGGAACTGCTGCGCGAGCTCTCCGGGGCGCTGCCTTTTGCGAAGATGGCCGCCCATGCACCCCTGGCCGTGGTCGTCTGCGGCGACTTGTCGCGCAATCCGGGGGCTTCCGGCGACTGGTGGGTGATGGATGCTTCGGCGGCCTCGGAAAACCTGCTCCTTGCGGCCCATGCCCTGGGTTTGGGAGCCGTATGGACTGGGGTTTATCCCCGCGACGAACGGGTAGAGGCCGTGCGGCGCGTGCTGGGGCTTCCCGCCGATGTCGTCCCGCTGAACCTGATTCCGGTGGGCTATCCTGCGGACAATCCGGCACCCAAGCAGAAGTGGAATCCGGCCAACGTCCGGTATAACGGCTGGGCGGAGTAG
- the era gene encoding GTPase Era: MHKSGFVNIIGNPNVGKSTLMNALVGEKLSIITSKAQTTRHRIMGIVSGEDFQIVYSDTPGILKPSYKLQESMMKFVTGAVADADVILYVTDTVERGERSAGIIDRIRQSGVPAIVVINKIDLTTPEALEALVDKWQGELPEARIVPASAKENFNIEGLFKTILDLLPEGPAFYPKDTLTDKTLRFFASEIIREKILRFYDKEIPYCCEIEIESYKEEPAIDRIAATIYVARDSQKGILIGHKGEKLKRVGQAAREDMEQFLGKKVFLQLFVKVNDDWRNNERQLRRFGYESE; encoded by the coding sequence ATGCACAAATCGGGTTTTGTAAATATCATCGGGAATCCCAACGTCGGCAAATCGACACTCATGAACGCATTGGTCGGCGAAAAGTTGTCGATCATCACGTCGAAGGCGCAGACAACGCGCCACCGGATCATGGGCATCGTCTCGGGCGAGGATTTCCAGATCGTCTATTCCGATACGCCGGGCATTCTGAAACCCAGCTACAAATTACAGGAGTCGATGATGAAATTCGTGACGGGCGCCGTAGCCGACGCCGACGTCATACTCTATGTCACCGACACCGTGGAGCGGGGGGAACGCTCGGCCGGAATCATCGACCGCATCCGCCAGAGCGGCGTCCCGGCCATCGTGGTCATCAACAAGATCGACCTCACGACGCCCGAGGCACTCGAGGCACTGGTCGACAAATGGCAGGGGGAGTTGCCCGAGGCTCGCATCGTACCGGCATCGGCCAAGGAGAATTTCAACATCGAAGGGTTGTTCAAAACCATCCTCGACCTGCTGCCCGAAGGCCCGGCCTTCTATCCGAAGGATACGCTCACGGACAAGACGCTGCGGTTTTTCGCCTCGGAAATCATCCGCGAGAAAATCCTCAGGTTCTATGACAAGGAGATCCCCTACTGCTGCGAAATCGAGATCGAAAGCTACAAGGAGGAGCCGGCGATCGACCGCATCGCCGCAACGATCTATGTCGCCCGCGACTCGCAGAAAGGCATCCTGATCGGGCATAAGGGCGAGAAACTCAAACGGGTCGGGCAGGCCGCGCGCGAGGACATGGAGCAGTTCCTCGGCAAGAAGGTTTTCCTGCAACTGTTCGTTAAAGTGAACGACGACTGGCGCAACAACGAACGCCAACTGCGCCGTTTCGGGTACGAATCGGAATAA
- a CDS encoding DUF5689 domain-containing protein, whose translation MMQLSFWKRLLCAALTLALGVTLAACSDDDTKDDKLIPEIEVTQSLTFDCTETQTKNLEIELNGKLNWQIKADAWIELSQTSGKGSATVAVTVPANATSRTGTITVTATGYMGATDTGTCSVRQIKEGETNTNVAELRRLIMATNPTADGKELTDAIRAMTLCGIVVSDKGGGNQQPFIVILADDTQDAGAGLALSISQSNNTFERGDIVEVSLSDASAQLFSGLLQVSTHNEPMLVGQTEPLAPIAVTADKIAEYESQYVKIENTQPEASESGTWNSDSNKGNVSMETKDGKSYKIRTLQTASYAQDAIPTDKSGSIAGIAGIYNGTLQILPCNGDDIQLAEARFTVQGNKATLAEVLEAGAGSAFEVEGVSVIAANEQGVLFQQDGARIYAFKGEAHDLAVGDVVTVSGKTESRNGLLQFGKGCSFTKTGHQDITQPQPAAFSATEIEAYMKNPEVKYVTYKGTVLVSGSYVNVEIDGTSVQGSLDYMSDDFKEKYNSHNVTITGWLFGSYKTYMYTIPVEVRDEGEFEEEVPDGAIFYSTFDKELSSQSFDTSSGWPYLDQFEGWINHKGSGIAAVTYDYSSMSVRTNQSSKGSLSLYDGSGKNNIFFSSVPTYFTIQKIAVTSQNLKLSFGAQRYAQGATNTFIKSDFVVRLSSDGQLWSQALDYDFGSVADEPGEWRLATADFTLPAGTSTLYIKFEAKMGSVNRIDDVLLIPGNGGQAIEFGKEEETPLSTIAQVLAGPIDDVYKVEGQVIGTHSKGFLVKDATGTILVFKKNHGMTVGDKVTVEGATSEYGGMKQFGETSELTKNGSGSYTQPTPTDFGAAQFDAYVNNPTIRYVKYEGDLTSYQDNIYQWHYNVAVEGTNVVGSIAYPNSDLNIAGFIGRKVIITGYTVGVSGTDTKYLNTLTTSIEFAEQETMPDESQAITVKELNAKLATMNAGDALGELVAVKGYIAANNEGGALHQLLSLVDNTGEANTGIIIKGNDYTEKDLPVGTKVIVSLKYATYDLYNGLPQLKMATVFATQEKATIKVPEITDAQCGDYLGQYVKVKNLTPATSATTWVVAGKTTTTNFTGETGKTIAARITKYAVYADEQIAQKTADLKGVMQIFNGTHQIYPTSMEDVAGFKVE comes from the coding sequence ATGATGCAATTATCATTTTGGAAAAGATTACTCTGCGCGGCGCTCACCCTCGCGCTGGGAGTAACACTGGCAGCCTGTTCGGACGACGACACGAAGGACGACAAGCTGATCCCTGAAATCGAGGTTACCCAATCGTTGACGTTCGATTGCACGGAAACCCAGACGAAAAACCTCGAAATCGAGCTTAACGGAAAGCTCAACTGGCAGATCAAAGCCGACGCATGGATCGAGCTGTCGCAAACCAGCGGCAAAGGTTCGGCAACAGTAGCCGTAACCGTCCCCGCGAACGCCACTTCGCGTACGGGTACCATCACCGTAACGGCCACCGGTTACATGGGCGCCACCGACACGGGCACGTGCTCCGTAAGGCAGATCAAGGAAGGTGAAACGAATACGAATGTTGCGGAACTCCGCAGGCTCATCATGGCAACCAACCCCACTGCCGATGGAAAAGAACTGACGGACGCGATCAGAGCCATGACGCTGTGCGGTATCGTAGTCTCGGACAAGGGGGGGGGAAATCAGCAGCCCTTCATCGTAATCCTTGCCGACGATACGCAGGATGCCGGTGCCGGCCTCGCGCTCTCGATCAGCCAGTCTAACAACACCTTCGAGCGCGGCGACATCGTCGAAGTATCGCTCAGCGACGCATCGGCACAACTCTTCAGCGGTCTGCTGCAGGTTTCGACCCACAACGAGCCCATGCTCGTAGGGCAGACCGAACCGCTGGCCCCGATCGCCGTCACCGCAGACAAAATCGCGGAATACGAATCGCAATACGTAAAGATCGAAAACACGCAGCCCGAAGCGTCGGAATCGGGCACCTGGAACAGCGACTCGAACAAGGGCAATGTTTCCATGGAGACCAAGGACGGAAAGTCCTACAAAATCCGCACCCTGCAAACCGCATCCTATGCACAGGATGCCATCCCGACCGACAAGAGCGGTTCCATCGCAGGTATCGCGGGCATCTACAACGGCACACTGCAAATCCTGCCCTGCAACGGTGATGACATCCAGCTTGCCGAAGCTCGTTTCACGGTACAGGGCAACAAGGCTACGCTGGCCGAAGTGCTCGAAGCCGGCGCCGGCTCGGCATTCGAAGTCGAGGGCGTGAGCGTCATCGCCGCCAACGAGCAGGGAGTACTCTTCCAGCAGGACGGTGCACGCATCTACGCATTCAAGGGCGAAGCCCACGACCTGGCCGTCGGCGACGTGGTCACCGTGTCGGGCAAAACCGAGTCGCGCAACGGTCTGCTGCAGTTCGGAAAGGGCTGCAGTTTCACCAAGACCGGCCATCAGGATATCACCCAGCCGCAGCCTGCGGCATTCTCGGCAACGGAAATCGAAGCCTACATGAAAAACCCCGAGGTGAAATACGTGACCTACAAGGGTACTGTACTCGTATCGGGCAGCTACGTCAACGTCGAGATCGACGGCACTTCGGTACAGGGCAGCCTGGATTACATGAGCGACGATTTCAAGGAGAAGTACAACAGCCACAACGTGACCATCACCGGCTGGCTCTTCGGCTCGTACAAGACCTATATGTATACCATCCCCGTGGAGGTCAGGGACGAGGGCGAATTCGAAGAGGAAGTTCCCGACGGGGCGATCTTCTACAGCACCTTCGACAAAGAACTTTCCTCGCAGTCTTTCGACACGAGTTCGGGATGGCCGTACCTCGACCAGTTCGAGGGCTGGATCAACCACAAGGGTTCGGGTATCGCCGCTGTGACCTACGACTACAGCAGCATGTCCGTACGTACGAACCAGTCGTCGAAAGGTTCGCTTTCGCTCTACGACGGTTCGGGCAAGAACAACATCTTCTTCTCGTCCGTTCCCACCTATTTCACGATCCAGAAGATCGCGGTAACGTCGCAGAACCTCAAGCTCTCGTTCGGCGCACAGCGCTATGCACAGGGCGCCACCAACACGTTCATCAAGTCCGACTTCGTGGTGCGCCTTTCTTCCGACGGGCAGCTCTGGTCGCAGGCGCTCGACTACGATTTCGGCAGCGTAGCGGACGAACCGGGTGAGTGGCGTCTCGCAACGGCAGACTTCACCCTGCCGGCAGGCACCAGCACGCTCTACATCAAGTTCGAGGCCAAGATGGGCAGCGTAAACCGTATCGACGACGTATTGCTGATCCCGGGCAACGGCGGGCAGGCGATCGAGTTCGGTAAGGAAGAGGAGACACCGCTTTCGACGATCGCCCAGGTACTGGCCGGCCCCATTGACGATGTCTACAAAGTCGAAGGCCAGGTGATCGGCACCCACTCGAAGGGCTTCCTCGTAAAGGACGCCACGGGTACGATCCTCGTATTCAAGAAGAACCACGGCATGACCGTCGGCGACAAAGTCACCGTCGAAGGCGCAACGTCGGAATACGGCGGCATGAAGCAGTTCGGCGAAACGTCGGAACTCACCAAGAACGGCTCGGGAAGCTATACACAGCCCACCCCGACGGATTTCGGGGCAGCGCAGTTCGACGCCTATGTCAACAACCCGACGATCCGGTATGTAAAATACGAAGGAGACCTCACCTCGTACCAGGACAATATCTACCAGTGGCACTATAATGTCGCCGTGGAGGGTACGAACGTAGTCGGTTCGATCGCCTACCCCAACAGCGACCTCAACATCGCCGGCTTCATCGGCCGCAAGGTCATCATCACGGGCTACACTGTCGGTGTTTCGGGGACGGATACCAAATACCTCAATACGCTGACCACGTCGATCGAATTCGCAGAGCAGGAGACCATGCCCGACGAGAGCCAGGCCATCACGGTCAAGGAACTCAACGCCAAGCTCGCCACGATGAATGCGGGCGATGCGCTGGGCGAACTGGTCGCCGTGAAGGGTTATATCGCAGCCAACAACGAAGGAGGTGCCCTGCACCAGCTTCTCTCGCTGGTGGACAACACCGGCGAAGCCAACACGGGCATCATCATCAAGGGCAACGACTACACCGAGAAAGACCTGCCCGTGGGTACGAAGGTGATTGTCAGCCTCAAATATGCGACCTACGACCTTTACAACGGGCTGCCGCAGCTGAAGATGGCAACGGTTTTCGCCACACAGGAAAAAGCGACGATAAAGGTTCCGGAGATCACGGATGCACAGTGCGGGGACTATCTGGGCCAGTATGTCAAAGTGAAGAACCTCACCCCGGCAACATCGGCGACCACCTGGGTGGTCGCAGGCAAGACCACGACGACCAACTTTACAGGAGAAACCGGCAAAACCATTGCGGCACGAATTACCAAGTATGCGGTTTATGCCGACGAACAGATCGCCCAAAAGACGGCCGACCTGAAGGGTGTGATGCAGATATTCAACGGGACGCATCAGATCTACCCCACCAGCATGGAGGACGTTGCAGGCTTCAAAGTCGAGTAA